A genomic segment from Micromonospora echinaurantiaca encodes:
- a CDS encoding UvrD-helicase domain-containing protein, with the protein MPPFSAAPPGGLPPFVADLHIHSKYSRACSRDLTLPNLGWWARRKGIGLLGTGDFTHPAWYDHLRETLHPAEPGLYRLSPEAERDIARRLPPRLASAAETDPVRFMLSVEISTIYKRDDRTRKVHHLIYLPDLDAVSRFNTALGRIGNLGSDGRPILGLDSRDLLEITLEASPDGYLVPAHIWTPWFSALGSKSGFDAIADCYADLAGHIFAVETGLSSDPEMNWRVGSLDAYRLVSNSDAHSPPALAREATVFATTRDYFAVRDALRTGDGLAGTIEFFPEEGKYHADGHRLCGVNWAPEQTRAAGGRCPECGKPLTVGVLSRVEELADRPAGHRPEQAREVTHLVPLAEILGEINKVGARSKKVDGKLNDLLAALGPELEILTRTPLDEIARVGGELLAEGIGRLRRGEVRRVPGYDGEYGVITLFDPAELGGPTPGTQAETLFDVPVPAQRRPAEPAAGPRAKRPAAAKAEPKRKASAPPPPIAPPPSPHEPFEPMLAGMEEVGTGLLDRLDAMQRVAASAPGGPLLIVAGPGTGKTRTLTHRIAYLCAELNVFPEHCLAITFTRRAAEELRHRLDGLLGPVAEDVTVGTFHSLGLTILREHAEAAGLPVDFRIADDADRAAARAEAGDDQAGYAALLRKQGLVDLDELLTLPVALLREDRALVERYRDRWRWIFVDEYQDVDAVQYELLRLLSPADGNLCAIGDPDQAIYSFRGADVGYFLRFSQDFTDARLVRLNRNYRSSAPILAAAVQAIAPSSLVRGRRLDPARLDPEAPLVGRYPAASVADEADFVVRTVDELVGGLSHRSLDSGRIDGRSTSLSFSDIAVLYRTDAQAAPIVDALARANIPVQKRSHDRLRDRPGVAAIARELRHAGGLDGSLAARVRLAGQVLAERFAVPTLDGAGAVRPEDVRAAVDLLTPLARRCGDDLPLFLSQLATGAEVDALDPRAEAVTLLTLHAAKGLEFPVVFLVGCEDGLLPLRWPGSEPDDDAVAEERRLFFVGLTRAQDRLYVSHAARRTRHGAERECRPSPFLDAIDPGLFERFGETEPRRPKDRQLRLI; encoded by the coding sequence GTGCCTCCGTTCAGCGCCGCACCCCCCGGTGGCCTCCCGCCGTTCGTCGCGGACCTGCACATCCACTCGAAGTACTCGCGCGCGTGCAGCCGCGACCTGACCCTGCCGAACCTCGGCTGGTGGGCCCGACGCAAGGGCATCGGCCTGCTCGGCACCGGTGACTTCACCCACCCCGCCTGGTACGACCACCTGCGCGAGACGCTGCATCCGGCGGAGCCCGGCCTCTACCGGCTCAGCCCGGAGGCGGAGCGGGACATCGCCCGACGGCTGCCACCCCGGCTGGCCAGCGCGGCCGAAACCGACCCGGTGCGGTTCATGCTCAGCGTGGAGATCTCCACGATCTACAAGCGGGACGACCGCACCCGCAAGGTGCACCACCTGATCTACCTGCCCGACCTGGACGCGGTGTCCCGGTTCAACACCGCGCTCGGCCGGATCGGCAACCTCGGCTCGGACGGCCGGCCGATCCTCGGCCTGGACTCCCGGGACCTGCTGGAGATCACCCTGGAGGCCAGCCCGGACGGCTACCTGGTGCCGGCGCACATCTGGACGCCCTGGTTCTCCGCGCTCGGCTCGAAGTCCGGCTTCGACGCGATCGCCGACTGCTACGCCGACCTGGCCGGGCACATCTTCGCGGTGGAGACCGGCCTCTCCTCCGACCCGGAGATGAACTGGCGGGTCGGCAGCCTGGACGCATACCGGCTGGTGTCGAACTCGGACGCGCACTCGCCGCCGGCGCTGGCCCGGGAGGCGACCGTCTTCGCCACCACCCGCGACTACTTCGCCGTCCGGGACGCGCTGCGCACCGGCGACGGGCTCGCCGGGACCATCGAGTTCTTCCCGGAGGAGGGCAAGTACCACGCCGACGGGCACCGGCTCTGCGGGGTCAACTGGGCCCCGGAGCAGACCCGCGCGGCCGGCGGGCGCTGCCCCGAGTGCGGCAAGCCGCTCACCGTCGGCGTGCTCAGCCGGGTCGAGGAACTGGCCGACCGCCCGGCCGGGCACCGACCCGAGCAGGCTCGCGAGGTGACCCACCTGGTGCCGCTCGCCGAGATCCTCGGCGAGATCAACAAGGTGGGCGCCCGGTCCAAGAAGGTCGACGGGAAGCTCAACGACCTGCTCGCCGCGCTCGGCCCGGAGCTGGAGATCCTCACCCGCACCCCGCTGGACGAGATCGCGCGGGTCGGTGGGGAACTGCTCGCCGAGGGGATCGGCCGGCTACGCCGGGGCGAGGTGCGCCGGGTCCCCGGCTACGACGGCGAGTACGGCGTGATCACCCTCTTCGACCCGGCCGAGCTGGGCGGACCGACGCCGGGGACGCAGGCCGAGACGCTGTTCGACGTACCCGTGCCGGCGCAGCGCAGGCCCGCGGAGCCGGCGGCCGGACCGCGGGCCAAGCGCCCGGCGGCGGCCAAGGCCGAGCCGAAGCGGAAGGCCAGCGCACCGCCGCCACCGATCGCCCCGCCCCCCTCGCCGCACGAGCCGTTCGAGCCGATGCTCGCCGGCATGGAGGAGGTCGGCACCGGCCTGCTGGACCGGCTCGACGCGATGCAGCGGGTGGCCGCCTCCGCGCCGGGCGGGCCGCTGCTCATCGTGGCCGGGCCGGGCACCGGCAAGACCCGGACGCTGACCCACCGGATCGCGTACCTCTGCGCGGAGCTGAACGTCTTCCCGGAGCACTGCCTGGCGATCACCTTCACCCGGCGGGCCGCCGAGGAGCTGCGGCACCGCCTCGACGGGCTGCTCGGTCCGGTCGCCGAGGACGTCACCGTCGGCACCTTCCACTCGCTCGGGCTGACCATCCTGCGGGAGCACGCCGAGGCGGCCGGGCTGCCGGTGGACTTCCGGATCGCCGACGACGCCGACCGGGCGGCGGCCCGCGCCGAGGCCGGCGACGACCAGGCCGGGTACGCGGCGCTGCTGCGCAAGCAGGGCCTGGTCGACCTGGACGAGCTGCTCACCCTGCCGGTCGCGCTGCTGCGCGAGGACCGGGCGCTGGTCGAGCGCTACCGGGACCGCTGGCGGTGGATCTTCGTCGACGAGTACCAGGACGTCGACGCGGTGCAGTACGAGCTGCTGCGACTGCTCAGCCCCGCCGACGGCAACCTCTGCGCGATCGGCGACCCGGACCAGGCGATCTACTCGTTCCGCGGCGCCGACGTCGGCTACTTCCTGCGCTTCTCCCAGGACTTCACCGACGCCCGGCTGGTCCGGCTGAACCGCAACTACCGCTCGTCGGCGCCGATCCTGGCCGCCGCGGTGCAGGCCATCGCGCCGTCGTCGCTGGTGCGCGGCCGGCGGCTGGACCCGGCCCGGCTCGACCCGGAGGCCCCGCTGGTCGGCCGCTACCCGGCGGCGTCCGTCGCCGACGAGGCCGACTTCGTGGTCCGCACCGTCGACGAACTGGTCGGCGGGCTCTCCCACCGGTCGCTGGACTCCGGCCGGATCGACGGCCGCTCGACGTCGCTCAGCTTCTCCGACATCGCGGTGCTCTACCGCACCGACGCCCAGGCCGCGCCGATCGTGGACGCCCTGGCCCGGGCCAACATCCCGGTGCAGAAGCGCTCGCACGACCGGCTGCGGGACCGGCCCGGGGTGGCCGCCATCGCCCGGGAGCTGCGGCACGCCGGCGGGCTCGACGGCTCGCTCGCCGCCCGGGTCCGGCTGGCCGGCCAGGTGCTGGCGGAACGCTTCGCCGTGCCGACGCTGGACGGCGCCGGCGCGGTCCGCCCGGAGGACGTCCGGGCGGCGGTCGACCTGCTCACCCCGCTGGCCCGGCGCTGCGGCGACGACCTGCCGCTGTTCCTGTCCCAGCTGGCCACCGGCGCCGAGGTGGACGCCCTGGACCCGCGGGCCGAGGCGGTCACCCTGCTCACCCTGCACGCGGCCAAGGGGCTGGAGTTCCCGGTGGTGTTCCTGGTCGGCTGCGAGGACGGGCTGCTGCCGCTGCGCTGGCCCGGCAGCGAGCCCGACGACGACGCGGTGGCCGAGGAGCGGCGGTTGTTCTTCGTCGGCCTCACCCGCGCCCAGGACCGGCTGTACGTCAGCCACGCCGCCCGCCGCACCCGGCACGGCGCGGAACGCGAGTGCCGGCCGTCCCCGTTCCTCGACGCCATCGACCCGGGCCTGTTCGAACGCTTCGGCGAGACCGAGCCGCGCCGCCCCAAGGACCGCCAGCTCCGGCTGATCTGA
- a CDS encoding EamA family transporter: protein MSSPPPSASPSTDSAGRPGPSAAAGGRSAAAPALIWTALLLVYVLWGSTYLGIRIAVESMPPLASAAARFAAAGVVLALVLRLRRGPGALRVDRRQLASAAVVGVLLLAGGNGLVVLAESGPPGVAVPSGIAALLVATVPLLVVLLRSATGDRPRLWTLAGVSLGFVGLVLLVLPSGGTGAVPLAGALTVVVGAASWSVGSFLSGRIRMPTDPFVATVYEMFAGAAVLAVLAVGRGELRGFDPGTVTTRSWLALGYLMVAGSLVAFTAYVWLLHHAPISLVATYAYVNPAVAVALGALLVAEPITAQVLLGGAVIVAGVALVVSTERPRRPAEQATPEPARR from the coding sequence ATGAGCTCACCTCCGCCAAGTGCGTCCCCGTCCACCGACTCGGCCGGCCGGCCCGGACCGAGCGCCGCCGCCGGCGGCCGATCAGCCGCCGCGCCCGCGCTGATCTGGACCGCGCTGCTGCTGGTCTACGTCCTGTGGGGCTCCACCTATCTCGGCATCCGGATCGCCGTGGAGTCCATGCCGCCGCTCGCCTCGGCGGCCGCCCGGTTCGCGGCCGCCGGTGTGGTGCTCGCCCTGGTGCTGCGGCTGCGTCGCGGGCCGGGGGCGCTGCGGGTCGACCGGCGTCAGCTCGCCTCCGCCGCGGTGGTCGGCGTGCTCCTGCTCGCCGGCGGTAACGGGCTGGTGGTGCTGGCCGAGTCCGGGCCGCCCGGGGTGGCGGTGCCGTCCGGCATCGCGGCGCTGCTGGTCGCCACCGTGCCGCTGCTGGTGGTGCTGCTCCGCTCGGCCACCGGTGACCGCCCCCGACTCTGGACGCTGGCCGGGGTGAGCCTGGGCTTCGTCGGCCTGGTGCTGCTGGTGCTGCCCAGCGGTGGGACGGGCGCGGTACCGCTCGCCGGCGCGCTGACCGTGGTGGTCGGGGCGGCCTCCTGGTCGGTCGGCTCGTTCCTGTCCGGCCGGATCCGGATGCCCACCGACCCGTTCGTCGCCACCGTGTACGAGATGTTCGCCGGGGCGGCGGTGCTCGCCGTCCTCGCCGTGGGCCGGGGCGAGCTGCGGGGCTTCGATCCGGGCACGGTCACCACCCGCTCCTGGCTCGCCCTCGGCTACCTGATGGTGGCCGGCTCGCTGGTCGCCTTCACCGCGTACGTCTGGCTGCTGCACCACGCGCCGATCTCGCTGGTCGCCACGTACGCCTACGTGAACCCGGCGGTCGCGGTGGCGCTCGGCGCGCTGCTCGTCGCGGAGCCGATCACCGCGCAGGTGCTGCTCGGTGGCGCGGTGATCGTGGCCGGGGTGGCCCTGGTGGTGAGCACCGAACGCCCGCGCCGGCCCGCCGAGCAGGCGACCCCGGAGCCGGCCCGCCGCTGA
- a CDS encoding LppU/SCO3897 family protein, producing the protein MIIGLVVVLVLCPCLGLAGWAVYQAAEDDDPSPGPSVSASASTEPTAEPSPDESSAEPSPTEDDDDYAKGDCVVNDGTDEDAELRKVPCGPNTYEVLLRLPATTDADQCKTRAPRSTAHYVHDNSVDLFDYVLCLRKR; encoded by the coding sequence CTGATCATCGGCCTGGTCGTGGTGCTGGTCCTCTGCCCCTGCCTCGGCCTGGCCGGCTGGGCGGTGTACCAGGCCGCCGAGGACGACGACCCGAGCCCGGGGCCGTCGGTGTCGGCGAGCGCGTCGACCGAGCCGACCGCCGAGCCGAGCCCGGACGAGAGCAGCGCGGAACCGAGCCCGACCGAGGACGACGACGACTACGCCAAGGGCGACTGCGTGGTCAACGACGGCACCGACGAGGACGCCGAGCTGCGTAAGGTGCCGTGCGGCCCGAACACGTACGAGGTGCTGCTGCGGCTGCCGGCGACCACGGACGCCGATCAGTGCAAGACGCGCGCACCCCGGTCGACCGCGCACTACGTGCACGACAACTCGGTCGACCTCTTCGACTACGTGCTCTGCCTGCGGAAGCGGTAG
- a CDS encoding ATP-binding protein, protein MDPVRNPYAPGAGQRPPELAGRGRELDVFDIVLERIARGRPERSLMLTGLRGVGKTVLLNTLRSQAINRLWGSGKIEARPDQSLRRPIAAALHMAVRELAPRHRAPDRIDAFLGVLKAFAQRSAPTGRGGAAPKLRDRWQPGIDVPAASGRADSGDIEIDLVELLTDAAGVASDVGTGIAIFIDEMQDLGPEDVSALCAACHELSQLGAPLIVVGAGLPHLPAVLSAAKSYSERLFRYQRIDRLDRIAADQALCAPAEREEVEYEQKALDLLYEKSGGYPYFVQAYGKATWDHAPRSPITAADVRVAAPEAEAELAVGFFGSRFERATPAEREYMRAMATLSLVEGEADGGGRDDMDAAVPTAEIARALGRKPASLSPARDALIKKGLIYSGERGTVAFTVPHFGRYLRTQPA, encoded by the coding sequence GTGGATCCGGTCCGCAACCCGTACGCTCCGGGCGCCGGCCAGCGTCCGCCCGAACTCGCCGGGCGGGGGCGCGAGCTGGACGTCTTCGACATCGTGCTGGAGCGGATCGCGCGGGGCCGGCCGGAACGCAGCCTGATGCTCACCGGGCTGCGCGGCGTCGGCAAGACCGTGCTGCTCAACACCCTCCGCTCGCAGGCGATCAACCGACTCTGGGGCAGCGGCAAGATCGAGGCCCGGCCGGACCAGTCGCTGCGCCGCCCGATCGCCGCGGCGCTGCACATGGCGGTCCGCGAACTCGCTCCGCGACACCGCGCGCCGGACCGGATCGACGCCTTCCTCGGGGTGCTCAAGGCGTTCGCCCAGCGCTCCGCGCCGACCGGCCGGGGTGGCGCCGCGCCGAAGCTGCGGGACCGCTGGCAGCCCGGCATCGACGTCCCCGCCGCCAGCGGCCGGGCCGACTCGGGCGACATCGAGATCGACCTGGTCGAGCTGCTCACCGACGCCGCCGGGGTGGCCAGCGACGTCGGCACCGGCATCGCCATCTTCATCGACGAGATGCAGGACCTCGGCCCCGAGGACGTCTCCGCGCTCTGCGCCGCCTGCCACGAGCTGTCCCAGCTCGGGGCGCCGCTGATCGTGGTCGGCGCCGGGCTGCCGCACCTGCCGGCCGTGCTCAGCGCCGCCAAGTCGTACTCGGAGCGGCTCTTCCGGTACCAGCGGATCGACCGGCTCGACCGGATCGCCGCCGACCAGGCGCTCTGCGCGCCGGCCGAGCGCGAGGAGGTGGAGTACGAGCAGAAGGCGCTCGACCTGCTGTACGAGAAGTCCGGCGGCTACCCGTACTTCGTGCAGGCGTACGGGAAGGCCACCTGGGACCACGCCCCGCGCTCGCCGATCACCGCCGCGGACGTCCGGGTGGCCGCGCCCGAGGCGGAGGCGGAGCTGGCGGTCGGCTTCTTCGGTTCCCGGTTCGAGCGGGCCACCCCGGCGGAGCGCGAGTACATGCGCGCGATGGCCACCCTCTCGCTGGTCGAGGGCGAGGCGGACGGCGGCGGCCGGGACGACATGGACGCCGCGGTGCCGACCGCGGAGATCGCCCGGGCGCTGGGCCGCAAGCCGGCCAGCCTCTCGCCGGCCCGGGACGCGCTGATCAAGAAGGGGCTGATCTACTCCGGCGAGCGGGGCACGGTGGCCTTCACCGTCCCGCACTTCGGCCGGTACCTGCGCACCCAGCCGGCCTGA
- a CDS encoding GNAT family N-acetyltransferase: MTTLRLRPEDPADIGSIHRVLAAAFARPDVATPPEVGLVDELRGSDAWLPELAMVAEYGGEVVGYALLTRVRVRSDEHTAPALALGPVAVAPHRQRIGLGTAVVQAALDAATELGERLVVVLGAPAYYRRFGFARGDRMGLTSPWSGLGEPWQALVLPPVSSGDGPAPTGEVLFPAAWSRV, from the coding sequence GTGACCACGCTGCGACTCCGCCCGGAGGATCCGGCCGACATCGGCTCGATCCACCGGGTGCTGGCCGCCGCGTTCGCCCGTCCCGACGTGGCCACCCCGCCCGAGGTTGGGCTGGTCGACGAGCTGCGCGGCAGCGACGCCTGGTTGCCCGAGCTGGCCATGGTGGCCGAGTACGGCGGTGAGGTGGTCGGCTACGCGCTGCTCACCCGGGTGCGGGTGCGCTCCGACGAGCACACCGCGCCGGCGCTGGCCCTCGGCCCGGTGGCGGTGGCCCCGCACCGGCAGCGGATCGGGCTCGGCACGGCGGTGGTGCAGGCGGCCCTCGACGCGGCCACCGAGCTGGGCGAGCGGCTGGTGGTGGTGCTCGGCGCGCCGGCGTACTACCGGCGGTTCGGCTTCGCGCGGGGCGACCGGATGGGCCTGACCAGCCCGTGGTCCGGGCTCGGCGAGCCGTGGCAGGCGCTGGTGCTGCCGCCGGTCAGCAGCGGGGACGGGCCGGCGCCCACCGGTGAGGTGCTCTTCCCGGCGGCCTGGTCCCGGGTCTGA
- a CDS encoding DoxX family protein: MKPVRSLARAMLSGIFVVSGARNFVNPERLVTAAKPVTDRVTPLLERANPRIPTDTTTLIQVNSAVQVGAGLMLATGKFARPAALVLAGTLVPVTIAGHPFWNNDDPGTRNNNQIHFLKNLGLFGGLLLAAADTEGKPGLRWRTGHRIGHSRRSVQRAVRTARREARIAVRSASTARRLPG; this comes from the coding sequence ATGAAACCCGTACGCTCGCTCGCCCGAGCCATGTTGAGCGGCATCTTCGTGGTCAGCGGGGCCCGTAACTTCGTCAACCCGGAGCGGTTGGTGACGGCGGCCAAGCCGGTGACGGACCGGGTGACGCCGCTGCTGGAGCGGGCCAACCCCCGCATCCCCACCGACACCACGACGCTGATCCAGGTCAACTCGGCGGTCCAGGTCGGCGCCGGCCTGATGCTCGCCACCGGGAAGTTCGCCCGGCCGGCGGCGCTGGTCCTCGCCGGCACCCTGGTCCCGGTGACCATCGCCGGGCATCCCTTCTGGAACAACGACGACCCGGGGACGCGGAACAACAACCAGATCCACTTCCTGAAGAACCTGGGTCTGTTCGGCGGGCTGCTGCTGGCCGCGGCCGACACCGAGGGGAAGCCCGGTCTGCGCTGGCGCACCGGCCATCGCATCGGCCACTCCCGACGTTCCGTGCAGCGCGCCGTCCGGACCGCCCGCCGGGAGGCCCGGATCGCCGTACGGTCCGCCTCGACGGCCCGACGACTTCCGGGCTGA
- a CDS encoding glycosyltransferase 87 family protein, with protein sequence MPATVGRRVDRLAPVRRVTRGIDRRTVVRTGIVAAVAYAAWLAIGAFGRPYNFFDMKIYHGAVVWWASGHELYEFIAPGTTLGFTYPPFAGLVMLPMAHLPVQAAGLVNALGSLAALAVVLAGLLRPIVDRLGWPLWYTVAIAVPLAAAIEPVRETLGYGQVNVLLFALVMADLIGLRWRSRRGTHTADGDGALLRFVYSGAWAGAGIGLATAVKLTPALFIGYLMITRQWRAAATAVGTAIGVTVGTFAIVGTESRAYWGSVLWQTERVGAADMTPNQSLAGLLARLYDSIETPGLLWLAFAVLMLALGLSRAANAHADGDELTAFTLVGLTANVISPISWTHHLIWVIPAIIVLADAAVRRREASRGLNQRAAQASSYGGPPGVNGLRPPIWYPTLTGLRHGVAAAGLYLLFLVSPIWPYEHQLPEVSHYQDGLFGALMENSLALALIVLVAALPWRPGAEPVFYADRLGRQATLYARR encoded by the coding sequence ATGCCGGCGACCGTCGGAAGACGGGTGGACCGCCTCGCCCCAGTCCGTCGCGTAACGCGTGGGATCGATCGTAGGACAGTCGTACGGACCGGCATCGTGGCCGCCGTCGCCTACGCCGCATGGCTCGCCATCGGCGCTTTCGGGCGGCCGTACAACTTCTTCGACATGAAGATCTACCACGGCGCGGTGGTGTGGTGGGCGAGCGGTCATGAGCTGTACGAGTTCATCGCACCCGGCACCACCCTGGGTTTCACCTACCCGCCCTTCGCCGGGCTGGTCATGCTGCCGATGGCGCACCTGCCGGTCCAGGCGGCCGGGCTGGTCAACGCGCTGGGCAGCCTCGCCGCGCTGGCCGTGGTGCTGGCCGGGCTGCTGCGCCCGATCGTCGACCGGCTGGGCTGGCCGCTCTGGTACACGGTCGCCATCGCGGTGCCGCTCGCCGCGGCGATCGAGCCGGTCCGCGAGACCCTCGGCTACGGCCAGGTCAACGTGCTGCTCTTCGCCCTGGTCATGGCCGACCTGATCGGCCTGCGCTGGCGCTCCCGCCGGGGCACCCACACCGCCGACGGTGACGGCGCGCTGCTGCGGTTCGTCTACAGCGGCGCGTGGGCCGGTGCCGGGATCGGCCTGGCCACCGCGGTCAAGCTGACCCCCGCGCTCTTCATCGGCTACCTGATGATCACCCGGCAGTGGCGCGCGGCGGCCACCGCCGTCGGCACCGCCATCGGCGTGACCGTGGGCACCTTCGCCATCGTCGGCACCGAGTCCCGCGCCTACTGGGGCAGCGTGCTGTGGCAGACCGAGCGGGTGGGCGCGGCGGACATGACGCCGAACCAGTCGCTGGCCGGCCTGCTCGCCCGCCTCTACGACTCGATCGAGACGCCCGGCCTGCTCTGGCTGGCGTTCGCCGTGCTGATGCTGGCGCTGGGCCTGTCCCGGGCCGCCAACGCGCACGCCGACGGCGACGAGCTGACCGCGTTCACCCTGGTCGGGCTCACCGCCAACGTGATCAGCCCGATCTCCTGGACGCACCACCTGATCTGGGTCATCCCGGCCATCATCGTGCTGGCCGACGCCGCGGTACGCCGTCGCGAGGCCAGCCGCGGCCTCAACCAGCGGGCGGCGCAGGCGTCGTCGTACGGGGGGCCACCCGGGGTGAACGGACTGCGCCCGCCGATCTGGTACCCGACCCTGACCGGGCTGCGGCACGGGGTGGCCGCGGCCGGGCTCTACCTGCTCTTCCTGGTCTCGCCGATCTGGCCGTACGAGCACCAGCTGCCCGAGGTCTCGCACTACCAGGACGGCCTGTTCGGCGCCCTGATGGAGAACTCGCTGGCGCTGGCGCTGATCGTGCTGGTGGCCGCGCTGCCCTGGCGGCCCGGCGCGGAGCCGGTCTTCTACGCCGACCGGCTCGGCCGGCAGGCCACGCTCTACGCCCGCCGCTGA
- a CDS encoding molybdenum cofactor biosynthesis protein MoaE → MTAPTTTYGGVTDQPLDLAAHEAAVADVRAGAVVSFQGVVRDHDHGRAVTSLEYEGHPSAERVLREVAAEIAADPEVYAVAVSHRIGPLGIGDVALVAAVSTAHRAAAFAACARLVDEVKARLPIWKRQVFADGTEEWVNCP, encoded by the coding sequence GTGACCGCCCCGACGACGACCTACGGCGGGGTCACCGACCAGCCGCTGGACCTCGCCGCGCACGAGGCCGCGGTCGCCGACGTCCGGGCCGGCGCGGTGGTCTCGTTCCAGGGCGTGGTCCGCGACCACGACCACGGCCGCGCGGTGACCAGCCTGGAGTACGAGGGCCACCCGAGCGCCGAGCGGGTGCTGCGCGAGGTGGCCGCCGAGATCGCCGCCGACCCCGAGGTGTACGCGGTAGCGGTGTCGCACCGGATCGGACCACTCGGCATCGGCGACGTGGCCCTGGTCGCCGCGGTGAGCACCGCCCACCGGGCGGCGGCGTTCGCGGCCTGCGCCCGGCTGGTCGACGAGGTCAAGGCGCGGCTGCCGATCTGGAAGCGGCAGGTGTTCGCGGACGGCACCGAGGAGTGGGTCAACTGCCCCTGA
- a CDS encoding molybdopterin molybdotransferase MoeA, which translates to MSTDTASAAGRVTAPPPAGWEEARDRAYAVGLAAALPAERRPLAETDGHTLAEPLTTRTDLPAFPTSSVDGWAVRGAGPWRVVGRVLAGGTPAPLTEDGTTVEIATGAMVPEGATAVLRVEESSRTADDLVDGVPRPAPEWRAPGEEAYAGEELLPAGTPVDPALIGLAAACGQDTLLVRRQPRAALLVFGDELLTEGPPAAGRVRDALGPAVPAWLRRYGCQVRPADVVGPVADTLPAHVAAVRAALADADLVCTTGGTMHGPVDHLHPTLTALGADYVVNTVAVRPGFPMLLARLVGDDGRVRFVAGLPGNPQSAVIALVSLVVPLLAGLAGRPMPVLPHATLAEPVPGRGDHTHLALVRLDRVANTAHPVRHVGSAMLRGLAGADGFAVIRPNASGEPGDRVPVLPLPLLPGERAW; encoded by the coding sequence GTGAGCACGGACACCGCATCCGCCGCCGGCCGGGTCACCGCGCCGCCGCCGGCCGGCTGGGAAGAGGCCCGCGACCGGGCATACGCGGTCGGGCTGGCCGCCGCGCTGCCCGCCGAGCGCCGGCCGCTCGCCGAGACCGACGGGCACACCCTCGCCGAACCGTTGACCACCCGGACCGACCTGCCCGCCTTCCCCACCTCCAGCGTGGACGGCTGGGCGGTGCGCGGCGCCGGCCCGTGGCGGGTCGTCGGGCGGGTGCTGGCCGGCGGCACCCCGGCCCCGCTGACCGAGGACGGCACCACCGTCGAGATCGCCACCGGCGCGATGGTGCCCGAGGGCGCCACCGCCGTGCTGCGGGTCGAGGAGTCCAGCCGTACCGCCGACGACCTGGTCGACGGCGTACCGCGACCGGCGCCGGAGTGGCGTGCACCCGGCGAGGAGGCGTACGCGGGTGAGGAACTGCTGCCCGCCGGCACCCCGGTCGACCCGGCGCTGATCGGCCTGGCCGCCGCCTGCGGCCAGGACACCCTCCTGGTGCGGCGGCAGCCGCGGGCCGCCCTGCTGGTCTTCGGCGACGAGCTGCTCACCGAGGGCCCGCCGGCCGCCGGCCGGGTCCGCGACGCGCTCGGCCCGGCGGTGCCGGCCTGGCTGCGCCGCTACGGCTGCCAGGTGCGCCCGGCCGACGTGGTCGGCCCGGTGGCCGACACCCTGCCCGCGCACGTGGCGGCGGTACGGGCGGCGCTGGCCGACGCGGACCTGGTGTGCACCACCGGCGGCACCATGCACGGCCCGGTCGACCACCTGCACCCGACGCTGACCGCGCTCGGCGCGGACTACGTGGTCAACACCGTGGCGGTCCGGCCCGGCTTCCCGATGCTGCTGGCCCGGCTGGTCGGCGACGACGGCCGGGTGCGCTTCGTCGCCGGGCTGCCGGGCAACCCGCAGTCCGCCGTCATCGCCCTGGTGTCCCTGGTCGTCCCGCTGCTCGCCGGCCTGGCCGGCCGGCCGATGCCGGTGCTGCCGCACGCCACCCTCGCCGAGCCGGTGCCGGGCCGCGGCGACCACACCCATCTGGCGCTGGTCCGGCTGGACCGGGTCGCGAACACCGCCCACCCGGTCCGGCACGTCGGCTCGGCGATGCTGCGCGGGCTGGCCGGTGCGGACGGCTTCGCCGTGATCCGACCGAACGCCTCGGGTGAGCCGGGCGACCGGGTGCCGGTGCTGCCGCTGCCTTTGCTGCCCGGGGAGCGTGCCTGGTGA
- a CDS encoding MogA/MoaB family molybdenum cofactor biosynthesis protein, whose product MIRARVIVASNRAAAGVYADTSGPLLVAGLRELGCEVAEPVVVPDGDPVGVALRAAVADGMDVVVTSGGTGINPSDRTPDVTRTLLDYEIPGIAEAIRAHSRDKVPAAALSRGLAGVAGRTLVVNLPGSTGGARDGLAVLGPILRHAVDQIRGGDH is encoded by the coding sequence GTGATCCGGGCCCGGGTGATCGTGGCGTCCAACCGGGCCGCCGCCGGCGTGTACGCCGACACCAGCGGCCCGCTGCTCGTCGCCGGCCTGCGCGAACTCGGCTGCGAGGTGGCCGAACCGGTGGTGGTGCCCGACGGCGATCCGGTCGGCGTGGCGCTGCGGGCGGCGGTGGCCGACGGGATGGACGTGGTCGTCACCAGCGGCGGCACCGGCATCAACCCGTCGGACCGCACTCCGGACGTGACCCGGACGCTGCTCGACTACGAGATTCCCGGTATCGCCGAGGCGATCCGGGCGCACAGCCGCGACAAGGTTCCCGCCGCGGCGCTCTCCCGCGGGCTGGCCGGCGTCGCCGGCCGCACCCTGGTGGTCAACCTGCCCGGCTCCACCGGCGGCGCCCGCGACGGGCTCGCCGTGCTCGGCCCGATCCTCCGGCACGCCGTCGACCAGATCCGCGGCGGCGACCACTGA